A single Natrinema pellirubrum DSM 15624 DNA region contains:
- a CDS encoding NifU family protein: protein MSESEPAQSPADAVREDVSLFLRRNFPQIEAHGGESAITEVDLEAGRVSIALTGACSGCGVSSMTTQAIKQRLPAEIDAIDYVDVSTGFDGMASGSSGPDVPDDVPF, encoded by the coding sequence ATGAGCGAGTCCGAACCGGCTCAGTCCCCGGCCGACGCCGTCCGCGAAGACGTGTCGCTGTTCCTCCGCCGGAACTTCCCCCAGATCGAGGCCCACGGCGGCGAGTCCGCGATCACCGAGGTCGACCTCGAGGCGGGGCGCGTCTCGATCGCCCTGACCGGGGCCTGTAGCGGCTGTGGCGTCAGTTCGATGACGACGCAGGCGATCAAGCAACGACTGCCGGCCGAGATCGACGCGATCGACTACGTCGACGTCAGCACCGGGTTCGACGGCATGGCCAGTGGATCGTCGGGGCCCGACGTGCCCGACGACGTGCCGTTCTGA
- a CDS encoding BolA family protein, whose product MKPAAVEDVIESNLEDADATVTHARDEGDEDHLAATVVSPVFDGLPLVQQHQEVYDALGDHMTTDIHALELSTYTPEEYDDLEGE is encoded by the coding sequence ATGAAGCCAGCAGCCGTCGAGGACGTCATCGAATCGAACCTCGAGGACGCCGACGCCACGGTCACACACGCACGAGACGAGGGCGACGAGGACCACCTCGCCGCGACGGTCGTCTCGCCGGTCTTCGACGGGCTCCCGCTCGTCCAGCAACATCAGGAGGTCTACGACGCGCTGGGCGATCACATGACCACCGACATCCACGCCCTCGAACTGTCGACGTACACCCCGGAGGAGTACGACGACCTCGAGGGCGAATAG
- a CDS encoding universal stress protein, whose product MASTMGETDESVTIDEPDLAGEAPTEAGFGRVLVAVDGETPAAVGRVAIAEAARHGARVDALSIVRMTASVDGWDMLVERREDSAETALEAVEDVSVGTDVTVSKRLRYGDPAEEIARYAAHNDIDLVVIGEPTRTGLRRYLSPTSVTDRVRRASSVPVLTVPDD is encoded by the coding sequence ATGGCATCGACGATGGGCGAAACGGACGAATCGGTCACGATCGACGAACCGGACCTCGCGGGCGAAGCGCCGACCGAGGCGGGGTTCGGTCGCGTCCTCGTCGCGGTCGACGGCGAGACGCCCGCTGCGGTCGGGCGGGTCGCGATCGCGGAGGCCGCCCGACACGGCGCTCGAGTCGACGCGCTGTCGATCGTCCGCATGACCGCGTCCGTCGACGGCTGGGACATGCTTGTCGAGCGGCGGGAAGACAGCGCCGAGACGGCGCTCGAGGCGGTCGAGGACGTGTCCGTCGGCACCGATGTCACGGTCTCGAAACGGCTTCGATACGGCGATCCGGCCGAGGAGATCGCCCGCTACGCTGCCCACAACGACATCGATCTCGTTGTGATCGGCGAACCGACCCGGACCGGCCTCCGACGCTATCTCTCGCCGACCAGCGTCACCGACCGCGTCCGTCGGGCCTCGTCCGTTCCAGTGCTGACGGTCCCCGACGACTGA
- a CDS encoding PH domain-containing protein yields METLHPRIRLIWIARGAIAAVVLAVALVALDQWRVTVPPLAIAAVVAVALVLAVGYAVRLYQVWRFELQDDALYLERGVVTFVETAVPFVRVQHVDTQFGPVERALGLSSVVVYTAGSRNADVRIPGLTPDRARSLQETLRELAIESEGDDAV; encoded by the coding sequence ATGGAGACGCTTCATCCCCGCATCAGGCTTATCTGGATCGCCCGCGGCGCGATCGCGGCGGTCGTCCTCGCCGTCGCCCTCGTCGCCCTCGATCAGTGGCGAGTTACCGTCCCGCCGCTCGCGATCGCGGCCGTCGTCGCCGTTGCACTGGTTCTCGCCGTCGGCTACGCCGTCCGCCTCTACCAGGTCTGGCGGTTCGAACTGCAGGACGATGCCCTCTACCTCGAGCGCGGCGTCGTCACGTTCGTCGAGACCGCCGTTCCGTTCGTCCGCGTCCAGCACGTTGACACCCAGTTCGGTCCCGTCGAGCGGGCACTCGGCCTCTCGAGCGTCGTGGTCTATACCGCCGGCTCCCGGAACGCCGACGTTCGGATTCCGGGCCTGACGCCGGACCGGGCCCGCAGCCTACAGGAGACCCTCCGCGAACTGGCTATCGAGAGTGAGGGCGACGATGCCGTCTGA
- a CDS encoding PH domain-containing protein, producing MLALQHGATGFSVPVLLVGLGPSVLDIDIGPLLALVPIGLVAGVGYGIAYYYRYTYEVTASTFDVSSGVFARRSREIPYRRIQNVDSSQGLFQRLFGLAVVSIETAGGGDTEATLRFVSEDEAERLRSEIRRLTAATGESTADSDPDPDRSASDEPTPSERTRENHSSGGGAPTLLFDLEVRDLLLYAVTSFRWGAAVFPIAILVFLGGADSGSGLVPAFVIDAARPFGGPDTLEGAAVGPLLMLAAVTAVQWSVFTYVSSAIYTVANYYGFRLGHAGEDFVYERGLVQRYSGSIPVEKVQSVSVTENPLQRLVGYAGLRVETAGYGPDSGSSNQSAVPLAGTDRVYRFAETLTGVETPDFRSPPRLARRRYFVRYSIVAAVIVAAAIGLSRVSTFDRWYLTAVVFVAVPPAAHLKYVNLGYFVGADHLVIRSGFWNRQTTVIPYYRIQTVSTRRSVFQRRLGLASLAVDTASSRTFSWGSPTIYDIDLETAREIHDTGRERLQSALRERARTDDLGLSVDFT from the coding sequence ATGCTGGCGCTCCAGCACGGAGCAACCGGCTTCTCGGTCCCGGTCCTGCTCGTGGGGCTGGGCCCCAGCGTTCTCGATATCGATATCGGACCGCTACTGGCGTTGGTCCCGATCGGTCTCGTCGCCGGCGTCGGCTACGGCATCGCGTACTACTACCGATACACGTACGAAGTCACCGCGAGTACGTTCGACGTCTCCTCGGGTGTGTTCGCGCGCCGCTCCCGTGAGATCCCCTACCGGCGGATCCAGAACGTCGATAGCTCCCAGGGCCTCTTCCAGCGACTGTTCGGCCTCGCCGTCGTCTCGATCGAGACCGCCGGCGGCGGCGACACCGAAGCGACGCTCCGGTTCGTCAGCGAGGACGAGGCGGAGCGGCTCCGGTCGGAAATCCGCCGGCTGACGGCCGCCACGGGGGAGTCGACCGCCGACTCCGACCCCGACCCCGATCGGTCGGCATCGGACGAGCCGACCCCGTCCGAACGAACGCGCGAAAACCACTCATCAGGCGGTGGCGCACCGACGCTGTTATTCGACCTCGAGGTCCGGGACCTCCTGCTCTACGCGGTGACCTCGTTCCGGTGGGGTGCGGCCGTCTTTCCGATCGCGATACTCGTCTTCCTCGGCGGTGCCGACTCCGGATCGGGGCTCGTGCCCGCGTTCGTCATCGACGCCGCTCGTCCCTTCGGCGGGCCGGACACGCTCGAGGGCGCGGCGGTCGGCCCGCTTTTGATGTTGGCCGCGGTCACCGCCGTCCAGTGGTCGGTGTTCACCTACGTCTCGAGCGCGATCTATACGGTCGCGAACTACTACGGGTTCCGCCTCGGCCACGCGGGCGAAGACTTCGTCTACGAGCGCGGGTTGGTCCAGCGCTACAGCGGCTCGATCCCCGTCGAGAAGGTCCAGTCGGTTTCGGTCACCGAGAATCCGCTCCAGCGACTGGTCGGCTACGCCGGTCTCCGGGTCGAAACGGCGGGGTACGGCCCCGACAGCGGGAGCAGTAATCAGTCGGCCGTCCCGCTTGCCGGGACCGACCGCGTCTACCGCTTCGCCGAGACCCTCACCGGCGTCGAGACACCCGATTTCCGGAGTCCGCCGCGGCTGGCTCGTCGCCGATACTTCGTTCGGTATTCGATCGTCGCGGCCGTGATCGTCGCCGCCGCGATCGGTCTCTCACGGGTCTCGACGTTCGACCGCTGGTATCTCACCGCCGTCGTCTTCGTTGCTGTCCCGCCCGCCGCACACCTGAAATACGTCAATCTTGGCTACTTCGTGGGTGCGGACCACCTCGTGATCCGGAGCGGGTTCTGGAACCGCCAGACGACCGTGATCCCCTACTACCGGATTCAGACGGTCTCGACCCGGCGCTCGGTCTTCCAGCGTCGGCTCGGGCTCGCGTCGCTGGCCGTCGATACCGCCAGTTCGCGCACCTTCTCGTGGGGGTCGCCGACGATCTATGACATCGACCTCGAGACGGCCCGCGAGATCCACGACACCGGCCGGGAACGGCTCCAGTCGGCGCTACGCGAGCGCGCCCGCACGGACGACCTCGGCCTTTCGGTGGATTTTACGTGA
- a CDS encoding class II fumarate hydratase produces the protein MADGDDYRIEEDSLGEMQVPADAYWGAQTQRAIQNFPISGITFSRRFVRGLGVVKKAAAQANRDLGLVDDDVAEAIIKAADEVIAGEHDDQFPVDIFQTGSGTSSNMNANEVIANRAAEIMGSEIGDRVVHPNDHVNYGQSSNDVIPTAMHVASLEAVEKDVIPALDTLREALEEKEEEFDDVIKTGRTHLQDATPVTLGQEFSGYRTQVEKGLARVDQVRDHLGELALGGTATGTGLNTHEEFPGRAAEYITKETGVQFREADNHFEAQAAHDAMSEAHGALRTVAGSLNKIANDLRLLASGPRNGLGEIEQPENQPGSSIMPGKINPVVAEAVNQVHKQVVGNDAAVSAGAAEGQIDLNLYKPVLAHNFLESAELISNASQVFGERFVRELEANEEYCEERVEQSMAMATSLNVHIGYDKASEVAKTALKEDKTVREVVLEKGYLDEEEADEVLDPRKMAERGILGQDD, from the coding sequence ATGGCAGACGGAGACGATTACCGAATCGAGGAGGACAGTCTCGGCGAGATGCAGGTGCCCGCGGACGCCTACTGGGGGGCACAGACCCAACGTGCGATCCAGAACTTCCCCATCTCGGGGATCACCTTCAGCCGGCGGTTCGTCCGCGGGCTCGGCGTCGTCAAGAAGGCCGCCGCACAGGCCAACCGCGACCTCGGGCTCGTCGACGACGACGTCGCCGAGGCGATCATCAAGGCCGCCGACGAGGTCATCGCCGGCGAACACGACGACCAGTTCCCGGTCGACATCTTCCAGACCGGTTCCGGCACGTCCTCGAACATGAACGCCAACGAGGTCATCGCCAACCGCGCCGCCGAGATCATGGGCTCGGAGATCGGCGACCGCGTCGTCCACCCCAACGACCACGTCAACTACGGCCAGTCGAGCAACGACGTCATCCCGACCGCGATGCACGTCGCCTCGCTCGAGGCAGTGGAGAAAGACGTCATTCCGGCACTGGACACGCTTCGTGAAGCGCTCGAGGAGAAAGAGGAGGAGTTCGACGACGTGATCAAGACCGGCCGCACGCACCTGCAGGACGCGACGCCGGTCACGCTCGGTCAGGAGTTTTCGGGCTACCGCACGCAGGTCGAGAAGGGGCTGGCCCGCGTCGACCAGGTCCGAGACCACCTCGGCGAACTGGCCCTCGGCGGGACCGCGACCGGGACCGGGCTCAACACGCACGAGGAGTTCCCCGGCCGCGCGGCCGAGTACATCACGAAAGAGACCGGCGTCCAGTTCCGCGAGGCCGACAACCACTTCGAGGCCCAGGCCGCCCACGACGCGATGAGCGAGGCCCACGGCGCGCTCCGGACCGTCGCCGGCTCGCTGAACAAGATCGCAAACGACCTCCGCCTGCTCGCGTCGGGTCCCCGTAACGGACTCGGCGAGATCGAACAGCCGGAGAACCAGCCAGGCTCCTCGATCATGCCCGGCAAGATCAACCCGGTCGTCGCCGAGGCCGTCAACCAGGTCCACAAGCAGGTCGTCGGCAACGACGCCGCCGTCTCCGCCGGCGCGGCCGAGGGCCAGATCGATCTGAACCTCTACAAGCCCGTGCTGGCCCACAACTTCCTCGAGTCGGCGGAACTCATCTCGAACGCGAGCCAGGTCTTCGGCGAGCGGTTCGTCCGCGAACTCGAGGCCAACGAAGAGTACTGCGAAGAGCGCGTCGAGCAGTCGATGGCGATGGCAACCTCGCTGAACGTCCACATCGGCTACGACAAGGCAAGCGAGGTCGCCAAGACCGCGCTCAAGGAGGACAAGACCGTTCGAGAAGTGGTCCTCGAGAAGGGGTATCTCGACGAGGAGGAAGCCGACGAAGTCCTCGACCCACGCAAGATGGCCGAGCGCGGTATTCTCGGGCAGGACGACTGA
- a CDS encoding CNNM domain-containing protein produces the protein MNSFVIGGRLFAGVLLILANAFFVAIEFGLTRARQFTEEEFVGDDPKLERAWAMTDDLELYLTTCQVGITASSIAVGIVAEPALAAIFEPLFENTVLATVGSGAILAFLIINLVHLTHGEQTPTYLGVERSRMVCRYGATPLYWFYRIISPVISIGDGIAKLTLKLFGIEMTGAWLETEEDVIESRADLRNRLGSILQEGDLSEERREEVMNALRIGEQSIGELLVPPEEIVVLSTEDEPEENFRKMEERPQTRYPLVGEELTDFRGIVYTPVFVRHREELADGTVDFEELAAPPMTLSPDADVSDAVDQFQAENQELALVIEDGEVVGLVTVTDLLEAVMGDIEDPLDQGHLEPVDH, from the coding sequence ATGAACTCGTTCGTCATCGGTGGGCGACTGTTCGCAGGCGTCTTGCTCATCCTGGCCAACGCCTTCTTCGTCGCCATCGAGTTCGGACTGACTCGAGCGAGACAGTTCACGGAGGAGGAGTTCGTCGGTGACGACCCCAAACTCGAGCGGGCGTGGGCGATGACCGACGACCTCGAACTCTATCTCACCACGTGTCAGGTCGGGATTACTGCCTCGAGTATCGCGGTCGGGATCGTCGCCGAACCCGCGCTAGCTGCGATCTTCGAGCCGCTGTTCGAGAACACGGTACTGGCGACGGTCGGCAGCGGGGCGATCCTCGCCTTCCTCATCATCAACCTCGTCCACCTGACCCACGGCGAACAGACGCCGACGTATCTCGGCGTCGAGCGCTCGCGGATGGTCTGTCGGTACGGCGCGACGCCGCTGTACTGGTTTTATCGCATCATCTCGCCGGTCATCTCGATCGGCGACGGGATCGCGAAGCTGACGCTCAAACTCTTCGGCATCGAGATGACAGGTGCGTGGCTCGAGACCGAGGAGGACGTCATCGAGTCCCGCGCCGACCTGCGAAACCGGCTGGGCTCGATCCTGCAGGAGGGCGATCTCTCCGAGGAACGTCGCGAGGAGGTGATGAACGCGCTCCGGATCGGCGAGCAGTCGATCGGCGAACTGCTCGTGCCCCCCGAGGAGATCGTCGTGCTGTCGACCGAAGACGAACCCGAGGAGAACTTCCGAAAGATGGAGGAGCGACCGCAGACGCGGTATCCCCTAGTCGGTGAGGAACTGACCGACTTCCGTGGGATCGTCTACACGCCGGTTTTCGTCAGACACCGCGAGGAACTGGCCGACGGCACCGTCGACTTCGAGGAGCTTGCAGCGCCGCCGATGACGCTCTCGCCCGACGCGGACGTCAGCGACGCGGTCGACCAGTTTCAGGCCGAGAATCAGGAACTCGCTCTAGTCATCGAAGACGGCGAGGTCGTCGGCCTCGTGACCGTGACCGACCTGCTCGAGGCGGTGATGGGCGACATCGAAGACCCCCTCGATCAGGGCCACCTCGAGCCGGTCGATCACTGA
- a CDS encoding HVO_2901 family zinc finger protein has product MHTCRNCNQSFQTELALELHRDTCEDGQLLCEVCGERFQEGSATQDGWHYECPNEDCDGDGLQEDLYRVDDVRAATH; this is encoded by the coding sequence ATGCACACCTGTCGAAACTGTAATCAGTCGTTCCAGACCGAGCTTGCCCTCGAGTTACACCGGGATACGTGCGAAGATGGCCAGCTCCTCTGTGAGGTATGCGGGGAGCGATTCCAGGAGGGGTCGGCGACCCAGGACGGCTGGCACTACGAGTGCCCTAACGAGGACTGTGACGGCGACGGACTACAAGAGGACCTCTATCGCGTCGACGACGTCCGAGCCGCGACCCACTGA